A window of the Verminephrobacter eiseniae EF01-2 genome harbors these coding sequences:
- a CDS encoding ABC transporter substrate-binding protein gives MNIARRPFGISLIAAALSLTSSTFVLAQSQPTPGGTLNMLVQPEPPSLMLGLNQLGPTQFAASKIYQSLLTYGPDLKPLPSLAQSWTISPDGLTYAFVLQKDVKWHDGKPFTSADVVFSTDKFLREVHPRTRALMNQRVESVKADGDDKVIFKLKQPFNAFISAFEVSTMPMIPKHIYEGTNYRTNPANNTPVGTGPFMLKEWKRGSYIHLVKNPNYFKPGLPYLDEIYLLVIPDAASRAVAFERGTVDVLRGGDIENFEVRRLEKLPDVVSTRAGWEMFAPPLWLQMNLRKPPLGNKKVRQAIMHAMDRHFIVKNIFFNVGKVATGPITSPTLYYDKNVPTYKYDMALAKKILAQAGIKPGDYSIRVLPIPYGSVWDRMGEYVKQQMEQLGFKVTLDTTDPAGWAKKVSEWDFDMTMTFQYAYGDPAIGTSRNYISANIIKGTPFANNHGYSNPEIDRLFEAAPVVQSADARQRMYSEIQRILVDDVAAGYLTELQYVTLHKKKVRNLITTGIGLNETLDTVWIAK, from the coding sequence ATGAACATCGCCAGAAGACCCTTCGGGATATCGCTGATCGCTGCTGCCCTGTCGTTGACCAGTTCCACCTTCGTCTTGGCCCAGAGCCAGCCGACGCCCGGCGGAACGCTCAACATGCTGGTGCAGCCAGAACCTCCGTCGCTGATGCTGGGGCTCAACCAACTGGGCCCAACGCAGTTCGCGGCGAGCAAGATCTACCAGTCGCTGCTGACCTACGGCCCTGATCTGAAGCCGCTGCCCTCCCTGGCGCAGTCCTGGACCATCTCGCCGGACGGGTTGACCTATGCCTTCGTGCTTCAGAAGGACGTCAAGTGGCACGACGGCAAGCCGTTCACCTCGGCCGACGTTGTGTTCTCTACCGACAAATTCCTGCGTGAGGTTCATCCGCGCACGCGCGCACTGATGAACCAGCGCGTCGAATCGGTGAAGGCGGACGGGGATGACAAGGTGATCTTCAAATTGAAGCAGCCGTTCAATGCCTTCATCAGCGCCTTCGAAGTGTCGACCATGCCGATGATTCCCAAGCACATCTACGAAGGCACGAACTACCGCACCAATCCGGCGAACAACACGCCCGTCGGCACGGGGCCGTTCATGCTCAAGGAATGGAAGCGTGGCTCCTACATCCACCTGGTGAAGAACCCGAACTATTTCAAACCCGGGCTTCCCTACCTCGACGAAATCTACCTGCTGGTGATTCCCGATGCGGCCTCGCGTGCCGTGGCCTTCGAGCGCGGGACGGTGGATGTGCTGCGTGGCGGCGACATCGAGAACTTCGAGGTCCGCCGGCTGGAGAAATTGCCCGATGTGGTCTCGACCCGCGCGGGCTGGGAGATGTTCGCGCCACCGCTGTGGCTGCAAATGAACCTGCGCAAGCCGCCGTTGGGCAACAAGAAAGTGCGCCAGGCCATCATGCATGCGATGGATCGTCACTTCATCGTCAAGAACATTTTCTTCAACGTGGGCAAGGTTGCCACCGGCCCCATCACCTCGCCCACGCTGTACTACGACAAGAACGTTCCGACGTACAAGTACGACATGGCCCTGGCCAAGAAGATCCTTGCGCAGGCGGGGATAAAGCCGGGCGACTATTCGATTCGGGTGCTGCCTATTCCCTATGGCTCGGTGTGGGACCGCATGGGCGAGTACGTCAAGCAGCAGATGGAGCAACTGGGCTTCAAGGTGACGTTGGATACGACCGACCCGGCGGGCTGGGCGAAGAAGGTTTCGGAATGGGACTTCGACATGACCATGACCTTTCAGTACGCCTACGGGGATCCGGCCATCGGCACCTCGCGCAACTACATCAGCGCCAACATCATCAAGGGCACGCCCTTTGCCAATAACCACGGCTACAGCAATCCGGAGATCGATCGGCTCTTCGAAGCTGCGCCCGTCGTGCAAAGCGCGGACGCGCGCCAGCGCATGTACAGCGAGATTCAACGCATCCTGGTCGATGATGTGGCGGCCGGCTATCTCACTGAATTGCAGTACGTCACGCTGCACAAGAAGAAGGTCCGGAACCTGATCACCACCGGCATCGGCCTGAACGAGACGCTGGACACGGTCTGGATTGCCAAGTGA
- a CDS encoding TetR-like C-terminal domain-containing protein gives MPPSSAASARNVPAIDPSAEAAPKRRVGRPRSEEAATAVLEVAYLLTASDGLKGATIENIAEASAVSKVTIYKWWEDRAALLIDAFLWRTRQELPLSESDEPVRAIHTHVRRYAAALRGDLGRVLLAVLGECMAKSGSTAAFTERYLAERRNLGVRVISNGQSSGAIRSRRPPEALYDQIFGAIFYRFLFGLDELSKPYLTDLIDTTFSDGQAVDA, from the coding sequence ATGCCCCCTTCCTCCGCCGCCTCAGCACGCAACGTACCTGCCATCGACCCGTCTGCAGAGGCGGCACCCAAGCGCCGCGTTGGCCGCCCGCGATCGGAAGAGGCGGCCACGGCAGTGCTCGAGGTGGCGTACCTGCTGACGGCAAGCGATGGCCTCAAGGGCGCCACCATCGAGAACATTGCCGAGGCCTCGGCCGTGTCCAAGGTGACCATCTACAAATGGTGGGAAGACCGCGCGGCACTGCTGATCGATGCATTTCTCTGGCGCACGCGCCAGGAATTGCCGCTTTCGGAGAGCGACGAGCCGGTGCGCGCCATCCACACGCATGTGCGCCGCTATGCCGCCGCCCTCAGGGGCGATCTCGGCCGCGTCTTGCTGGCGGTGCTCGGCGAGTGCATGGCCAAGTCAGGGAGCACGGCTGCCTTCACCGAACGCTATCTGGCGGAGCGCCGCAATCTGGGCGTGCGCGTCATCTCCAACGGGCAGAGCTCGGGTGCGATTCGCTCCAGGCGCCCACCGGAGGCTCTGTATGACCAGATCTTTGGCGCGATCTTCTACCGTTTTCTGTTCGGGCTCGACGAATTGAGCAAGCCCTATCTCACAGACTTGATCGACACCACGTTCAGCGATGGACAGGCCGTCGACGCCTAG
- a CDS encoding M20 aminoacylase family protein, with protein MNSQNFNGLEALTRLRQDIHRHPELAFEERRTAGIVAAYLHSLGIEVHTEVGRTGVVGVIPGKTNRSQRSIGLRADMDALAMPDHKPVPHRSTCEGVMHGCGHDGHTAMLLGAAAELARTRAFDGTVVLIFQPAEEGAGGAKAMLDDGLLERFPVESFWGLHNWPGVPLGQAVIHATACMAAVDYFDIDVLGKGCHGGMPQEGIDAVLAAAHIVTALQSIPARNVHPLDSAVVGVAKIHGGQAYHVGPEVVTLSGSVRAHKESVRALVEHRLHEVAENAAAALGAKVRIRYQRNYPATVNDPALADIASEVAASVLGAEKVVRDRLPSMAAEDFSFFSRERPGCYVWMGNDDADHIMSLHHPKYDFNDRLIGHGMAYWTRLVSRVLPVAPHL; from the coding sequence ATGAACTCGCAAAACTTCAACGGCCTCGAGGCGTTGACCCGACTCCGCCAGGACATCCATCGCCACCCCGAATTGGCTTTCGAAGAGCGCCGCACCGCCGGCATCGTGGCCGCCTACCTTCACTCCTTGGGCATCGAAGTGCACACCGAGGTGGGCCGCACCGGCGTCGTCGGCGTCATCCCGGGCAAGACCAACCGTAGCCAGCGGTCCATCGGCCTGCGCGCCGACATGGACGCACTGGCCATGCCGGACCACAAGCCAGTGCCGCACCGCTCCACCTGCGAAGGCGTGATGCACGGATGCGGCCATGATGGCCACACCGCCATGCTGCTCGGCGCGGCCGCCGAACTGGCACGCACGCGCGCTTTCGACGGCACGGTGGTGCTGATCTTCCAGCCCGCAGAAGAAGGCGCCGGCGGCGCCAAGGCGATGCTGGACGATGGACTGCTGGAGCGCTTTCCGGTGGAGTCGTTCTGGGGCCTGCACAACTGGCCAGGAGTGCCACTTGGCCAGGCAGTCATCCACGCCACGGCCTGCATGGCCGCAGTCGATTACTTCGACATCGACGTGCTGGGCAAGGGTTGCCACGGTGGCATGCCGCAGGAAGGCATCGACGCAGTGCTGGCTGCGGCGCACATCGTGACCGCGCTGCAATCGATTCCCGCGCGCAACGTGCATCCATTGGACTCGGCAGTGGTGGGCGTTGCAAAAATCCACGGTGGCCAGGCGTATCACGTCGGCCCGGAGGTGGTGACGCTCAGCGGTTCGGTGCGTGCGCACAAGGAATCTGTGCGCGCCCTGGTCGAGCACCGCCTGCACGAGGTGGCCGAGAACGCGGCGGCGGCCTTGGGGGCAAAGGTTCGCATCCGCTACCAGCGCAACTATCCTGCGACGGTGAATGATCCGGCGCTCGCCGACATCGCGTCAGAGGTGGCCGCATCGGTTCTGGGCGCGGAAAAGGTCGTGCGCGACCGTCTGCCGTCCATGGCCGCCGAAGACTTCTCTTTCTTCTCCCGCGAGCGCCCGGGCTGCTATGTGTGGATGGGCAATGACGATGCCGACCACATCATGAGCCTGCACCACCCGAAATACGACTTCAACGATCGGCTGATCGGGCATGGCATGGCGTACTGGACACGGCTCGTCAGCCGCGTCTTGCCGGTCGCGCCGCACCTCTGA
- the cysE gene encoding serine O-acetyltransferase yields the protein MFDRLRSDIQCILDRDPAARSTWEVITCYPGLHAIWLHRPAHWCWGHGFKWLGRFISHLARWCTGIEIHPGAKLGERVFFDHAMGVVVGETAEIGDGCTIYQGVTLGGTSLYKGTQRHPKLGKDVVVSAGAKVLGGFEVGDGAKIGSNAVVIKPVPAGATAVGIPARIIMPRQGRSAKPSEPQPAHPFTAYGITQEDDPLSQAMRGLIDHAAAQEHQIALLWQAIEKLSSASVQADDCVPGDAARKEQFQAGKLNELVGK from the coding sequence ATGTTTGACCGCCTGCGCTCCGATATCCAGTGCATCCTCGACCGCGACCCTGCGGCCCGCAGCACCTGGGAGGTGATCACCTGCTACCCCGGGCTGCACGCCATCTGGCTGCACCGGCCGGCGCACTGGTGTTGGGGCCATGGGTTCAAGTGGCTCGGGCGCTTCATCTCGCACCTTGCGCGCTGGTGCACCGGCATCGAGATCCACCCCGGCGCCAAGCTCGGCGAGCGCGTGTTCTTCGACCATGCGATGGGCGTGGTGGTGGGCGAGACCGCCGAGATCGGCGACGGCTGCACCATCTACCAAGGCGTGACCCTGGGCGGCACCTCGCTGTACAAAGGCACCCAGCGCCACCCCAAGTTGGGCAAGGACGTGGTGGTCAGCGCCGGCGCCAAGGTGCTCGGCGGCTTCGAGGTGGGCGACGGGGCCAAGATCGGCAGCAACGCCGTGGTCATCAAGCCCGTGCCCGCCGGCGCGACGGCAGTGGGCATTCCGGCCCGCATCATCATGCCCCGGCAAGGCCGCAGCGCCAAGCCGAGCGAGCCACAGCCGGCGCACCCATTCACGGCCTATGGCATCACCCAGGAGGACGACCCGCTCTCGCAGGCCATGCGCGGCCTGATCGATCACGCCGCCGCGCAAGAGCACCAGATCGCATTGCTGTGGCAAGCGATCGAAAAGCTGTCATCGGCCTCGGTGCAGGCCGATGACTGCGTGCCCGGCGACGCAGCGCGCAAGGAGCAGTTCCAAGCCGGCAAGCTCAACGAGCTGGTGGGCAAGTAG
- the mog gene encoding molybdopterin adenylyltransferase, producing the protein MSDTPGHRSDQHHGHDPVRIGIVSISDRASSGVYADQGLPALQDWLGRALCNPIVFEQRLIPDEQAGISATLIELVDLGCSLVLTTGGTGPALRDVTPEATLAVAHKLMPGFGEQMRQIGLRFVPTAILSRQVAVVRDRSLIINLPGQPKAIAQTLEGLRDADGQSLVPGIFAAVPYCIDLIGGPYLVTRDTVCQAFRPKSALRGAATCPPAR; encoded by the coding sequence ATGAGTGACACCCCGGGCCACCGCAGCGACCAGCACCATGGCCATGATCCGGTCAGGATCGGCATCGTCTCGATCAGCGACCGCGCGAGCAGCGGCGTCTATGCCGACCAGGGTCTGCCCGCGCTACAGGACTGGCTCGGGCGCGCACTGTGCAATCCGATCGTTTTCGAGCAGCGCCTGATTCCCGACGAACAAGCCGGCATCAGCGCCACGCTGATCGAACTGGTCGACCTCGGTTGTAGCCTGGTGCTGACCACCGGCGGCACCGGCCCGGCGCTGCGCGATGTGACGCCCGAGGCCACGCTGGCCGTGGCCCACAAACTGATGCCGGGTTTTGGCGAGCAGATGCGCCAGATCGGCCTGCGGTTCGTGCCCACCGCGATTTTGTCGCGCCAGGTGGCCGTGGTCCGCGACCGGAGCCTGATCATCAACCTGCCCGGTCAGCCCAAGGCGATTGCCCAGACGCTGGAGGGGCTGCGCGACGCCGATGGCCAGTCGCTGGTGCCGGGGATTTTTGCCGCCGTGCCTTATTGCATCGATCTGATCGGCGGGCCTTACCTCGTAACCCGCGACACGGTCTGCCAGGCGTTCCGGCCGAAAAGCGCGCTGCGCGGCGCAGCTACTTGCCCACCAGCTCGTTGA
- the yjgA gene encoding ribosome biogenesis factor YjgA, which translates to MSRKLQKGYFVKGRFVAEGSAQDVQFKAERKGRPDASRTDLKRESAGLQALGKELLDLRADLFDALGLPDDLVQALAEARRITDFEGKRRQLQYVGKIMRRLEPALVQAARQALATQRKGSAAEKLLLHQTELWRDRLVADDAALLSWMAAHPGTDTQQLRALIRQARKSAPAAGQAALSQGLAPRKGRAYRELFQLVRGHLGGADVPDMHQEHDDE; encoded by the coding sequence ATGTCACGCAAACTCCAAAAAGGCTATTTCGTCAAGGGCCGGTTCGTTGCCGAAGGCAGCGCGCAGGACGTTCAGTTCAAGGCCGAACGCAAAGGCCGGCCCGACGCCAGCCGCACCGATCTGAAGCGCGAAAGCGCCGGCCTGCAAGCGCTGGGCAAGGAGTTGCTGGACCTGCGCGCCGATTTGTTCGATGCGCTGGGTTTGCCTGACGATCTGGTGCAGGCCCTGGCCGAGGCCCGGCGCATCACCGACTTCGAGGGCAAGCGCCGCCAGTTGCAGTATGTGGGCAAGATCATGCGCCGGCTCGAACCGGCCCTGGTGCAGGCCGCGCGCCAGGCCTTGGCGACGCAGCGCAAGGGTTCGGCCGCCGAGAAACTGCTGTTGCACCAGACCGAACTATGGCGCGACCGGCTGGTTGCCGATGACGCGGCGCTGCTCTCCTGGATGGCCGCGCACCCCGGCACCGATACGCAGCAACTGCGCGCACTGATTCGCCAGGCCCGCAAAAGTGCGCCAGCGGCCGGCCAGGCCGCGCTGTCGCAGGGCCTGGCACCGCGCAAGGGCCGCGCTTACCGCGAACTGTTCCAACTGGTGCGCGGGCATCTGGGTGGCGCGGATGTGCCGGACATGCATCAGGAGCACGACGATGAGTGA